Below is a genomic region from Brassica oleracea var. oleracea cultivar TO1000 chromosome C9, BOL, whole genome shotgun sequence.
AGTTGGTTTTTAGTTTTTCTTCATAAATTGGTTAAACTTTTGAAAAACTAGTTTCCCTAAATTTTAGGGAATCTATTTGTTGAAAAGCTTGATTGGCAAATAAAATGGTTTTTACAAAAACAAAAACTAAAGGCTAAAATTTGATTGGAGAAAAAATAGTTTTTGAGAAAACAAAAACCAAAAACTAGTATAAAAATCGAAAACAATCAACCTCCAACTCTTTCTAGAATATTAGTTTATCTTAACATATACTGTCAAGATCGTGTACCTCGTGCCAGCTGTGAGCACTCACAAAAGTCATTATCTACACAATATATAATATATATGTGCGATTTTAACTTAAGGAGTAACAAATTGAAGAACTTACTTGAGAGCTCAACAATGAGGCAAATAACGCATATGATAGAGTTAGTCTAATCTGTTTTTCAGACATCAACTGATCAACACAGATATATGTTTTAGTGTTTTACCGAGAACAAATGCGATAACAAAACGTTTTTTTTTTTTTTTTTTTTTTTTTGAAAAAGGGCATGCGATAACATAACGTTACCATTGAAACCACAAGACTGCCAATTGATATATATAAACATAGCCAAAAAAAAAATGGAACAAAACATTTAGCGGCGAGATAAACTTATATTTTACACACTCGAATTTAAATATATATATATGTAGGCATCGTTTGTGCTTATATTTTTCATCCAGGTATTAACTAATTAAGCCTAAATAATTTGATTGGTCACTTTAAGTTGTTAGATAAAAAAAGATCAAGTAAAAAGGTTAGCATGCTAATTTGTTATTGTACATCTTCTTGGGTCAATTGTTCTTTTGTATTTCTTTTGTACTCATATACCAAAGTGAAAGCAAATGTATTACTGTCAAGATCGTGTATCTCGTGCAACGACGAATTGTCAGAAAAAAAACAGGAGACAACATCAAATCAACAACGATCCACTCATGACCGCTTTTGAAGTTTATCCCTGACCTTGCGTTCTACGTGCTCCCCGTAAGTAATGGGCTTAAACTTGGGAGCCTCGTCGCCATCTCCTGTGTGCTTCGTCAAAGGTTCAATGACCATATCATAAGGTGGCTTCAAGAGAACAACCCAAGACATCCTCGTCTTCTCCGTGTTCAAAGTCGTTCTATGCAACACGTTCTTGTACTTCCCGTTGCTCATTCTCTGTAAAATGAATCCACGTTTGACTTTAAAATAGATGCAATTTCCCGTTATTCAAAACAAATTATATACACTAGGCTACTGCAAAATAAATTATATAGAGATATTGGATACAACCGATGAAACATTCGCTTTGTCTCTAAATTTAAAGATATATTGTATATAAGTCGCAGAGTTGGTGATTTTATTATTTACAAATAACATAGTTTTTTTATTTTTCTAATTAATATTTATGTAAATATTTATGGTCCCCAAATGTCAGATCCAACCTTATACTATATAATAGAGTATACATATATAAAACATACCCAGATCGGATCGCCTATAAGAATATTGATGACAGATGGGTTATACTCCACGTCGAACCATTGGTTATCATTGAACACCTGAAGTCCAGGAATCTCATTGGGGACCAGAAGTGTCAAACCGTGGATATCTGTGTGAGGTTCCATTCCAAGGACTAAATTTGCTTGTGGACGACACGGCGGATAGTAGTTTATCTTCATCGTATAAACCGCCTTTTCGCCACCTCCAAAACCTTGGTTGAACAAAGCCTCACGATCTAACCCTAATCCTTCGGATAACCAACCCAAAATCTTTTCTGCGAGCTTCTTTACCTGTCTTGCATACTCCTCATTCACCTGCCTGCATTGACCAAATTTTGGAGAAAGTGTATAATTTAAATGTGCTTTTAGATGTAATTTTACTAAATAAAAATATATTGAAAGTTTTAAAAAATAAGGATAAATTTCATCTTGAATATAAACAACTATGTAATGTTTTCTTTGTATTTATATATATATATAAATTATTAATTATAATTTGAGTGAAACCATATATATATTTACATATGCTATTCTAAAAATATTATCATGTTATCGATTTGAAAAATGAATAAAATTTAATTTATTATCCTTTTTTAATTTATCGAGTATTAAGCAATAGAGTTTCTACTGTACCTGTATTCTGGAGGATTTTTTGGCCAGTATCTGTAATCAACCGAAGTGGGTGGCGGTAAATTATGGAAGAGATGATCAACTCGATCAACCTTGTCTTCTATATCTTGTTGGCTGTTTGTAACGTATCCTTGGATGTCTTTGGAGTTTGCTGGCGTCGCCACGGCTTCCTTCTCCGCCTCTGATGAGAGCTCAAAGAAATGTGTCCCAACCTTCTTTAAACTCTGGATAAGTTCCTTGGGGATCTCATGATTCACCACCTGAAAAACCCCCCACTCTTGGCTCGCCTTCACAACCGCACGTGCCACTAGCTCTTTGTCGAGGTTGCTTAGATCAACGATAGGGATCGTTGGTGAGGATACAGTTTGGTCTCTCTCAACCTCCATGATTTTTCCTTCTGCTCTCTTCTTCTTCTTTGAAGTTGGTTTTCACGTGAAGGAGAGAAGGTGAGATAACGTTGATAACTACCAACTAATAGTCCATAAAACTATAAATCAAAATAAGGAGAAATAATTAAAGTAAAAAACTTATGTGTATTTCTATGTAAATCACATGCCGACCCTGATTGTGTCGGCCCCATAAAATATTTATGGATCTTTGGCTGTTGTCTGTTGATTTCTGAAAATTTATTTTCTAATAAAACATTTCACAACGAATCGCACATGTGATCTTCTTCGTATTAACTATTGAGATAAGCAAATACCAGTAGAGTTGCTCGTCTTTTGTTAAACAAATCGCCCCCTAAAGCTATCATTATAGTTCCTTTGTTTTGTTTCTGCTTGGCAAGAGGTGATGAGTATCTTAGAGCAACTTCGTTACTAGAGCATAATTATTGGGAGGTTTTTAGAGTGAAGTTCTTACCAGAATATAAGAATCCGTCTCTTAACTTTTAACTAAAAAAAGTTAAGAACCGGTTCTTAAAACTATTATTTAAGAACCGGTTTTTAATTTTTTTAGTTAAAAATTAAGATCGACCGGTTCTTAAATTCCGTTAAGAACCCCACCCTAAGAACCTTTCAATAATCATGCTATAAGAGATTTTTTTTTTGTCAACCATTACAGCATCTCCAAAAATTATATATTATAAAATTTTGCAAACTCTATATTTGAAGTTTCAATGTGTTTTTGTCCAAAAGCAAAACATCAAATTTAATTTCAAAATTATTTATAATTTACACTATACTCCTTATATTTGTCATAATTAATATAAATCCATAAAACTTTTGTAGATAATTAGCACATATATAAAAATATTATAATAATATTAATTAATAAAATCTTACACTTAATATATAAAATTATAAATAGAAATATTTAATTAAATATTAAACTACAAGAAAAATAGCACATTATTACACGAAATTATTTATTAATTCTCTATTTTAGGTTATACAAAATTTGTTTGGAAAATATTTTATAGGTTTCGGAAAATTTTACTAGACTATTAGTGTTGTTGTAATATTTAAATTTGTGTAATAATTATGTCTTTCATGTATATATCTTCTTAAAAAAATTAAGTTTTTTTCATAATATTCTTGTTGTCTAATTCTACTTTTAAAATATAGTTTTTTCCAAATATGACTCAAAACTTGAAGTCAAACACAAAACTAACGCATGTTTTTTTTGAAACTTTGACTCGCTTTTTTTACCTCCAAAGTTCAGATTATTCACGAAAATGACATCACTTTTTTTTTTTTTGAAAATGCATATTTTACTCTATCCCCATCATCTTCCTCAAGTATTCAGAATATTGCAATTGCCATCAATACACCAACCACCATGAACAACCAATTTGAAACTCTTAATGCATCTAAAAATCGATGTACACTCTTTCTTTCTCAATTCTTATGAACCAAAAACAACATCTCTTTACTTTCTCTCCATATTCATCCAAAAAAAAATCTAAGATTTTGATTCTAAAATTTTTATGGTTCATAGAGCCATTGAAGCTTAAGATTCTTGGTGGATCACTTTTGTTTGAGATTCTGGGTGCTTGGAGAAGACTTTTGTTTCTAAACAAGTTATCTCACTGGTTGAAACTATGAAATTAATTTTTTTTTTCAGATCTGTTTGTACATACAATACTACAACATATGTTGCCAAACCCTAGACCAAATAATATCATGATTCACAACTTTCACTCATCTATGTTAAAAACAATTCAATTTTGTTATATCTTAATTTATATCATTTAAAACTGTTTATAATTACATGATTTTAATTTTTCGCCTATCAAAATATTTTTTACAAAATTTATAAATTATTTTTATGATCAACTATACCAGACGACTTCCGTGGACGTCGTCCAGAAGACTTAACAGAATCTCAGAAGACTCAGAAGACTTAGCGGAATATATTCGTAAAAATGAGTTCTGTTTTTTGTTTGGTCACAAGGGGATGGCTGTAATTTCACAAGGTTTTTGGGTTACTTTTGCATTTGATTCAAGTTTGGGCATACTTTTGCAATCAAATTCAAGTTTTGAGTCATATTTGGTAAATTCTCCTTTAAAATATGATAAATCTTATTTTGATTTTAAAAAACTGTTATGTGTAAAATTTTAATTTATAAAAATAAATTTGAAATATTTAAAATATACAAAAGTTTTAAAGATTAAAACTATGAATGAAAAAATATTTAAGAATTATAAATATGATATATAATTAATTATAAGGACCAAGATGCAAATAAAAAGATGAAACTTCAAATTTAGAGTTTCACTTCTTAAAACTCTAAATTTTTGAAACTCTAAATTTGAAGTTTTGAAGTTCCTTTTTGGAGAGCAAAAAACTCAATATTTGAAGTTATAGAGTTTTTTTTAGATGCTCTTAAGCGATTTTTAATATGCGAGTATCCAACTAAGAAAAAAAAATTGTAAAAAAAATAGAAGGCAAATTTCACAAAAGATTTTAAAAAATCTTTTTGACTAAGAAAGCACACAAGGACAAAAGACTAAAAAAATTCATTAAAGATGTAAAAGACATTTCAACACTTAATTAGTTAATTTATACAAATATAAATAAATATTTATATAAATAGTAATAAAGAATCTTTTTTATTAAAAAAAAAACTTTTCAGTTCAAACTTTTTCGATTTCTTTTTCAATTTTGTTTGTTTTCAAAATTTTATTTTAAAATCCGAAAATTCTTTTTGAAAATATTAAAATTTTAAATATTTTATTTAAAAAATCTAAAACCCCACATCATCATAAACTCTAAGTTTAGATTAGTTAACTATAAGAAAAGAAGTATATTTCTATCTCCTTAAGACCATCTATAATGGTTATAATTATTTAACATTCTAACTTAGACCATCTCCAATGTATTTTTCTATTTTTCATTTATAATAGAGGAACTCTATAATAGAGATGAGTTTGTTTACAATGCATTTCTCTATTTTCTCCTCTAAAAAGAATATTCTTAAAAGATTCTTTTTACTTTTACAATTAACACTCTTTAACTTAAAAATGTTGAAAATTAATCCATTCACTATATCTTTTAGAAATTTTTCATAAAAATACAATATTATTTAATTTAAACATTTTATTACAAAAAAACATTAAACAACAATAATAAAACAAAGTAGACATTATCTAACCATCATTATTATTATACTTTTCTCATAAATAATCAATTAATGCATTATGAAATGAGAAATTAGCTTCTTTTTTGTTTTCTTATCTTTGATAGTTTTCAATCGACTTAAAAACTCTTGGAATCGGTTGTCTTTATCATCTGATAGTTGAAACAACCAGCAATAAAATCAACAAGTTCGATGTCCATCCATTTCGTTTGGAAAATATTCTAACGATCTTTGTAGATCTGGAAGTAATTTACCAGAATATCAAGTTGTTTTAATATGTATTAATTAATATTTAAGTTCAACTTAACTATGCTATCAATATGTAAAATCTATGTGAACTTTTTAATAATTAAACTATAATTAATAATTTTAGTTTTAAATATAAAATTTAAGTACTATTTGTTAAAAAAATATATTTGACTTTCAAATAAGTTAATAATAATATTTATTTATTTTATTAATAAATGTAATAATTATGAATATTATGTAAACAAAAAATAAGTGGGTTTTATATGTAAAATAATATATTTCTACATAAATATGTATTTGTAGTTATAATCACAAAAAGTTAAAAAAACTATTGTATAAATAAAAAAATATACCTCTATTATAAAGGAATGATATTTATTCCCTTAGATATAGAAGAAAAAATAACAATCTTTTTTTAGGGGAAAAAATAGAAGTGAGATGAAGTTTTTTTTTTGTCATCTAGAAGTGAGATGAAGTAGATTTTACTTTATTATAGCACGTAGAGGCAAATATATAAATGGATCGGAGATGTTCTAATTTACAATTTTAATATTCCATATCATCTTCTTTTTCTTCTACCTATTATTTAACATTTATTTTATTCTTACTGATATCTTGCATATTTGCATTGTTTTAAGTTTCTATTTTGCACATAATGATCATATAGATTAGGAACTTAGCTTTAGAATCCATATTGCATTCATATGTCCTAATCAGGTGGTGGAGTGTCCTATGGAGTAATTGGAAGTGTTTAAAAGCATTATGGCTCAAGAGGAGATGGAAAATGAAGTTAGTTCCAGATCAGACGAGTTCAACTCGGGTTAAGCCAACGCGGGTTCACTCACCCGCGTCGCCGAGTCGAGGGGACGCAACATGAGCTCCAGCGCGGGTTCACTCACCCGCGTCGCCGAGTCGAGAGGACGCAACATGAGCTCCAGCGCGGGTTCACTCACCCGCGTCGCCGAGTCGAGAGGACGCAACATGAGCTCCAGCGCGGGTTCACTCACCCGCGTCGCCGAGTCGAGAGGACGCAACATGAGCTCCAGCGCGGGTTCACTCACCCGCGTCGCCGAGTCGAGAGGACGCAACATGAGCTCCAGCGCGGGTTGAGGTCACGCGGGATCCATTACCCGCTCGCATGAAGAAGCAGCACCATCGACGTCTTGACGCGGGTTGAGCTCACGCGGGTTCCCTTACCCGCGTCACGAAGAGAAGGAGTCGATAGAGTCAAGCGGGATAGAGCCACGCGGGATCGCCTACCCGCGCACATGACGGAGAAGCCTCGACGACGATCCGACGCGGGTTGTGCCCGTCTATTTCTACCCGAATCGAAACTTATCTTTAGTCGGATTTTAATGTTTTTAAAGGGCTTTTTAGACTTTTTAATGGAAACCATTAGGTTTACCAAAGAAATATAAATACTCTTGTAATCCCAAAGTTGGGACTTATCTTGTTTTCTATCTAATCACAAAAAACTTTTAGGTGAAAGATTTTATCTTGATCATTTTCTATTGTGATTGCTTGATTATCTTGATCACTAATGATGATTAGCACCAAATCATCATTGATTCTTGGGCTCATCATGAAGAGTAGTGAGTAGTCATCTTTGGATTCAAGGGTTAGAGAGACTAAGGATGATTAACCTAGATCTAAGGTGTTTTAGTATAGATCCATCTTATTCATTGCTAGTAGAGTGCTTTTAATGCAATTTTAGAGTTGGTCTCTCTAAAGTTGAGCTTTAGGCATTTCACACCCAAAAGGTATTCGATGAAATGCCTGAACTAACTCTACTAAGCTTTTAACATTCTTTACCAAAGAGATTTGATGCTTGAGTTATCTTAGTGAATGAGCATTCATCTAGAGATAGAGTTTGTTTAGGATTGTGACTAGGTCTAAGGTTAATAGATTGGTTGAAAGATACCATCTTTAGATTGAAACTTGATCACTCAAGGTCAATTCCTTTAGCCCATGAGTTCTCTTNNNNNNNNNNNNNNNNNNNNNNNNNNNNNNNNNNNNNNNNNNNNNNNNNNNNNNNNNNNNNNNNNNNNNNNNNNNNNNNNNNNNNNNNNNNNNNNNNNNNNNNNNNNNNNNNNNNNNNNNNNNNNNNNNNNNNNNNNNNNNNNNNNNNNNNNNNNNNNNNNNNNNNNNNNNNNNNNNNNNTCATCAAATTGGTGCCGTTACCAAATTCTAAGTTGATTGTGACATTGGGATTTAGTCATTTTGCTTGAGACTAAGTCAATTTTTGTTTAATTGTGTTATTGTTTTTCTTTCTTTTTCTCCCTTTGCATTTCAGGTGTATGAACACAAGGAGCAGAGGTCCAACAAACCTAGTTCCAAGAGTTGAAGACATTAGAGCACTTGAGAGGGAGATTGCAAGACAGAGAAGAGAAGTAGAGCAACAAGCTCACTTGCAAAGGTTGGGGTTTGATATGGAGAATCTGCCTCAAGATGGTGATGCCCAAGGAGGCATTGAGCCAAGAGCTGATCACCTTCGACAATAACGCCAGCCACAACATCCACCGCGCCAAGCTCGTGCCATTGGAGCCTATGATCAACCTCACATTAATGGTTATAGGTTGGGAATCAGAGCACCATCAGTAGAGAACAACAACTTTGAGATCAAGTCAGGGCTGCTCAACACAATAGAGAACAACAAGTATCATGGTCTTGCTGCTGAAGACCATTTTGATCACTTATACAAGTTTGACAAGTATTGTGGCTTGTCTAAGACCAATGGTGTTTCTGAAGATGCCTTCAAGTTGAAGCTGTTCCCTTTCTCTTTGGGAGACAAGGCACACCAATGNNNNNNNNNNNNNNNNNNNNNNNNNNNNNNNNNNNNNNNNNNNNNNNNNNNNNNNNTCCTAGATAAGTCCTTCTCTACTTCAAGAACAGCTAAGATCAGGAATGAAATCTCTGGGTTTCAACAGAAAGGTCTAGAGAGCTTCAGTGAAGCATGGGANNNNNNNNNNNNNNNNNNNNNNNNNNNNNNNNNNNNNNNNNNNNNNNNNNNNNNNNNNNNNNNNNNNNNNNNNNNNNNNNNNNNNNNNNNNNNNNNNNNNNNNNNNNNNNNNNNNNNNNNNNNNNNNNNNNNNNNNNNNNNNNNNNNNNNNNNNNNNNNNNNNNNNNNNNNNNNNNNNNNNNNNNNNNNNNNNNNNNNNNNNNNNNNNNNNNNNNNNNGTCACAGAAGTGATGATCAACAGACAAAGAAAGAGATCAAGTCCTTGCAAGAGAAGATGGACTTGCTTCTTTCCAACCAAGCTAAGCAAGAGCAGATGAACTTTGTGGGTGGTCCTATTCAAGAGGTTCCTCCCAAGATCAATGAGGTTAATGGTTTGGAAGGCCAAGAAAAGTTGTGCTTCATCAACAACAATGGTTCTTGGTACAGGAAAGAGTCTAACTTTCAGTACAACAACTGCCAGCAAAGGTCTTACTCTAACAACCACCAAGGAGGATACCAGCAGAAGCAAAACACTCAGCAAGGGAGCTATCAGCCTAGGTAAAACACCCCTTCTGGTTTCAATAATAACAACAATCAGTCTACTCAAGCTCAAAGAAGTTCCTCCCAAGCTCCAGCTTCAGATACAAGTATGGATGCAATGTTCAAGAAACTTTTGGATTTTCAGGCAAAGAATGAGAAGATAATGGGTTATGAGTTCAAGAACATTCACTCCAAGATTCATGGAAGCTACAATGAGCTCAACAACAAGATCCGACATTTGGAGAACCAGTTTGCTTCAATGTATTCTCAGCCAAGTCGCCAACAAGGGGCATTACCTGGAAAGCCAGAGCAACATCCTAAGGAAACAATGAAAGCAATCACCCTACGGAGTGGTAAAGAGTTACCTCCAAGAATTCTCACCAAGGATGGTGAAAAGCAAGGTGGGGAGGTGGCTATCAACATTGATGATGAAGTGGTGATTTTAGATGAGAAGGTTGATGAAGAAATTCTAGAAAAGATTGTTGAAGCTAAGGGTAAAGGAAAGGTTGGAGAAGAGAAGAGGATAATGAAACATGGTGAAACTGCTACTCCAACAAAGGAATCCTTTTTTGTTCCTCCTCCCTATGAGACAAAGCTACCATTCCCTGGGAGATTCAAAAGACAACTATTGGAGACGTACAAGGCGCTCTTTGAGAAACAAATGAGTGAAGTTCAGGTCACAATGCCCATCATTGATGCTTTTATGTTGGTCCCTCAGTACAACAAATTCTTGAAAGATGTTGTAGCTGCAAAGAAGAAAGAGATGGAGGGCATGATGATCCTTACCCACGAGTGCAGTGCCATTATCCAGAGGTTAGATGTTCCAAGGAAGTTAGTGGATCCAGGATGTTTCACCTCGCCTTGTGCTC
It encodes:
- the LOC106316306 gene encoding flavonol synthase/flavanone 3-hydroxylase-like translates to MEVERDQTVSSPTIPIVDLSNLDKELVARAVVKASQEWGVFQVVNHEIPKELIQSLKKVGTHFFELSSEAEKEAVATPANSKDIQGYVTNSQQDIEDKVDRVDHLFHNLPPPTSVDYRYWPKNPPEYRQVNEEYARQVKKLAEKILGWLSEGLGLDREALFNQGFGGGEKAVYTMKINYYPPCRPQANLVLGMEPHTDIHGLTLLVPNEIPGLQVFNDNQWFDVEYNPSVINILIGDPIWRMSNGKYKNVLHRTTLNTEKTRMSWVVLLKPPYDMVIEPLTKHTGDGDEAPKFKPITYGEHVERKVRDKLQKRS